The region ACATGGTATGGAATCAGTGTGAGCAGAGAGCCCAGAGGGTACACGCTGTAATCCAATTTCCCCGAGATAGGCTCAACTCTTCCATGTTCCTGAGTCATGGACAGTAGTCtgcatgaaagaaaaaaaaatcattatttatatTCAAGTTTTCATTTGGTAAATGAGACATTTATTCATTATACATGTAATTACTTGAGGTTTGGATGCCCTTCGATCACAGCGTATCCTGTTGGAAGTTTCCCCGCCCCATCCAAACTTGAGTGATGGGCAGTAATAGggattcaaacaaacaaaaaaagcagagaAGTGAATCTATACTTGAATAGTAGCGATGCACCCAATATTTGGCCACCGCAAATTTTcgaaaatggcagaaaaaaagcattttcggcaatcggccgaaataaaattcaagcagAAAGAATATGGctgaaagaggatgttgtggtgacgcaagtaaaaaaaaaaaacccgctgcaagcaagtgtctgaattaaacaccaaacacaggagtgagtgtccgccttgctgcTCGCTGGCGTTTGAGTACcagcagcttcattgtgcacaccaaagaaggagagggtcgcttggtaaactataTCGAAAAAAagagcgctgccgagtactgcactacaggcgagccactctttctcctgcagcgccttcctttttttctttgataagagcccctcgagcgATTCcgctttttcacttgcattctggtggccgtgctaaaaattattattattattatttttattttttttgcactcactcacacaaacatgcacacatacaaacatggtctcccaggcaggGAAGcaaacccacgccaacctgcatcgtaggtGAGTGACAGTTCCACAATAGCCGTGCTAAATTCTTTAGCTaattagcactattgctatcaacagtttttaatcaagtaaatcaagtaaacacttaccactatctccgagtgactacagatctgtacaggacgccgtgtgtgactttgcagtccgctcccaaagccgattggctggtacgaagaaatgtatttatttttaaacgttggtgaatatgtgaatgtgccgattttatgTACGCCGCAATGcgtcccgctccaaatagcctacaaatgcgtcatccgcacggcatccgtgcccgccggtgcgaagtactgtacattgactataaagtgcaattgcaccgccagaaaatgttgctcagttgctcaccccgcgttcgctgtttaatgtaccattcgccaacatgtctctgatgtctgtggtgtggacgcatttcaatttatattgtgctttgttaaaatgcccgcgCTGAATAGACctaaatgttttataataataatatcattttaattaattataattaatgcaatgataataagaAATTGGCATAACTTTTTTTCGGCGTTTCGGTTTTTGGCCAAGCCTTTCTCATTTCCGGTTTCGGCCCAAaaatttcatttcggtgcatccctattaATAACTTTAGTTGCTTGCCATTAGACTAAAATGTCTTGTGTATTAATGTGGACCAGGATTCAGAACGTACCTTAACCCTGTCCATCCGCAGTCAATCAGCATCTGGTTCCTGTGAGGACAGTGACCTATGACCCTTGTCAAAACCCGCACAGCCACATCTTCCACACCACATGAGCCAATGAGAGACTGCTGCACATCTAGAAGTAATTGAGCAATGACATTTACACATACTGCAGGTGCAACATTTATTGTAAACGAACATACCATAGAAGACAAAATTTCCTGGATGCACCTCGCTAAGCTTTGCCATGTCTTGGACTGGGTGACTACAGGAGGGTGTGGAGCCAATGCTGGACTTGCAGCTGATGCCAACAGCCTTTAACCtgacagaaaataaatacttcTTTCATACATATTATCAAATACATTTCATATAGTTGATTTGTAGACTctccctcaattttttttaagtgaattgaGAATAACCCTAAATCCATAAATGGTGTTCTTCATTCACTTTTCCATGAACTGCAGAGTAAAGCTGGTAGTTTCCTTTGCGACAGCCTGAATTTCCCGGACTCCTCTGCAGTTGTAGGTGTTCCCACAGTGAGCGTACACTCCCGTTAACTGCACACCTGCCGTCTCAGCAATGGCCAGCGCCAGTCTGAGCGCCTCGGGTTCCGAATGCAGGATGCCAGCTGCAGTGGAAGAAAGAGTAAAAGATGCAGTACTGTGGCGCGCCATCCTGTCATTTTTGCCTCCTCACCTCTCCCGTTGCCGCAGTCTAGTTTCATCCAGACGTGCCATGGTCGCCCGTCTCTCAGCGGTCGCTTTTTGAGCTGCTCCAGAGCATCAGGATGGTCGAGTAAAACTTGAAAGAGTTCCAGTCTCTCTGACAAGATGGCACAACGCTCCACCTAGCAAAAGACAAGCAGAATTGGTGTGTGATTATCCCAGATCTGATTTAaagagaagtcaacccccccaaaaaaattattgacaataaaatgtctatacagccccactagtctaaataggatattctggttgatattgcgttagtggaatatgagtaaagcagcaaagtccagcagttttgatcaatatcatcAAATGGccatttgccacttgctgtcgactgaagatgacatcactgttgttCAGGACTgtggaaacaaccaatcacagctcagcttcagaaaacaggtgagctcagattggtcgttgcctgagtcctgagcaactgtgatgtcatcttcagtcaacagcaagtggcaaaatggccgccccctgagatggataaaaatgattggattttgctgcataactcatatttcacaaatgtaacattaatcagaatgtcatgtttagattagtgaggtcacatataacattattgtgaagaaatgttgaaggttgacttcccctttaaaaagattaaaattagTTTTGAATGACCCTGTTAAAAGTACATACATAttctaggggtgtgaattgcctagtacctagTGATTCGATTTGTATTAcgattaatataacattcttacattcttaatgtgtgaattctaaccccaagtaagatgttttgttgaatatttccataaaaaattgatgtttaaaaatgtattcgagaattgcgcgctgtaatatcgcgatatattgccgaatcgatttttttctaacatccctaatatattcATATACAATTTCAGCATATAATTCATACATTCAGCATTATCTTTGTTTATATGTTACATATTTTCCTATAAAGCTAAGGTTTAGCTGTTTGTAATAGATCAAGAATGGGCAACTTAAATAATGAAGGgggccaaatttttttttttttttttttttttttaaatcagggctACTGAAGGGCCACAAAGGACCACACAAGTCCTTAACAAATGcatgacaaaaataacattttaaatatggacaaaatacaaattGCAAAAATCTGTATACAATTTTGACCCTGCAAAGTGATATGAAATAGAATATATAAAATGGAGATGTCTCAAAGAGAGGGGGAGACGAACCTTATCAAAAGGAAGAGAATAAGCATAGAGGATGTCATCAAATCCATGGTCGGAGTAAAAATAGGCCTCTGCCAGGGTGGAGACCACAATGCACCGTCGTGAACCCACTGTCATTATGTCAGCACACTCACTAGGTggtagaaaaaacacacacacgagtcAGCATCCTATATTCTACTGTATGTGACTGAGAATTAGGCTGGCACACCATTAGATAAACAAAGTCGTTGGTACATGATCAGCTCGTTTGTCATCTATTCAATATGATTTTGATCAAGACTCTTCAAAAGAGtcaaatgtcttgtttttcttaGCCCATAAACTCGTGGCTGAGCTCAGGCTCTCTGACTCTAGAACACATTTTGCAAGTTTAGTTCGATGGCAGTAAATGGCTCAAAAGATTGTGCAACAAAACATTAAGTCACGTGTAGCACCCTTTGTTTCaggccatttattttattttacaaatattttgtttcatttgctCACTTCcagcaaataaattaattatcaCGTttgcctgtttaaaaaaaacattagcgaACATTCTGGGCTTTTCCTTCTTTATAAGAGAAGAGTGTCTAgaattgtgtgcgtgtgtgcgtgtgtgtgctcgtACAGGGTTTTGTGAGTCTTCATGTGAGGGCGAAGCTGAACTCCAAGCTTCTCACACAGTTCAATCATCCTCTTGGCATTTTTCTTCACTTTGTCCACATCGACCACCAAAGCAGGAGTACACAGGGCTGAGAGAGGCTCCCCATCCATAGTGGCAGGCAGCAAGCACTAGATGACGTCCCCAACACACACTGCAATTAAATTCCGATGCATGACTGGCTTCAGATCACATATTTGGCCCAAAATGAATTCCTGGACTAGACacttttattacatttgtggcaGTTTACGCTGAATTGACCTGAATTTAGGATAACGAAAACTATAAGCAGATGACAAACTTTCTGTCTGTctaaacacgcacgcacatacacacgtacacgcacacgcgcaaATAATATTAGTCGAAGTACATCTTCAGTTTTACCCACCGTTTTAACTCCAATGGAAATTCTAATCTGTACTATGACTGGCTCACTCACCCACACACGCAGTGGACTTTAACCTTACTTACCAGCCAAACAAGCCGTCGAAGCTTTTACAGGAGTCGATGGCTATTGGCTATGTCTCATTCCGAAATAGAGTAACGTGAATCCTCCTCGTATGTAGCCTAGCCTCAATCGAGAACGCTGGATCCACTGTCCATCGTCGGGATAATACATATCCCAAGATTCTTTGCGCGCCGTTATAACACAGACGGGGAAAAAATATGCTAAAGAAAGGTTACCGTATAATCAAAGGTGGCAATTTGGTAAAGATGtttggactttaaaaaaaaaaaaaaaagataaagtaTAGCACAAATTAAGCGCAAAAGTAAAATGTAACAGATtcactttaaaaataagaagaacaaaataaaaaacaggccAGGGCACAAAACCATTCACACTACAATTTATCTAACCTATCATGTTTTggtacttaataataataataatgcatcaaatttatacagcacttttctagacactcaaagacgctttacaaaggaatggatacattattcacacactcacactgtggtggcaatAAGCTACACAGTGGCAGGCTGACagaagcatggctgccagtgtgcacctacggcccctccaaccaccaccaaatattcgcaccttccatacaccagtgtgagggTCACACACTGAGCAACACAcgtgcattttaaacaaaaaaaaagacactgttGGAGTTACCacatttgtctttatttggaTTTCATGTTTACAGATGTCGTGGCAGTTTTTGGATTTGTATGAGCATGTGTTATCTTGTGTGGTTCATCCTGTGGCATTTATGTGTGATATGAGAGAATGTTCTCATTCCCATGACAAACTATTGTACAgttacaatgtaaaaaaaaaaaaagtcctcagAACTACAAATGGCTTTGTCATTTTCTCTAGTTTAGCACCTTTCATGTACAAATGCTGCTGACTTTGTGACAacagtgagagagaaaaagaaaaacctcaAAACAAAGCCTACATTTAGTTtcatacaaatgcaattatacaAATATTTGATGAGTGCCTTTAGGTTGGACAGCTGACCATAGATTTAGAATGAATAGAACAAACTTGtgacatttttgacccaacttgaatgatctttttttttgttgttgggtaAAACAATCTCCACCCATATCAGTGGGATATCAAGCTGCATCAGTGCTTTACATTCGGTCATGATCCTGCTCATAGAGGTTTGGTTGGTGCTTTTGCGTTTTTTCGTGTACGCCGAAGGACCGCTCTTTCTTTCATTCTACGAATTCTAACTCTATGGTGTCGAGCATTGCAGTTCCTCACTAGCATATCCAGCGGAAGAAACGCTCAAAGAAAGACGGCTTGTTCAACATGGCGTAGTCGTCGCCTCTGAAGATGGACGACATGTCACCAAGCGCCAGCTTGCGCAGCACCTCCTCATCTGTGTCACTTCCCAGTGCGATCACTGTGGGAACACCCTCAGCTCGCTTCATGGAGGACACGCCCTCCTCCAGCTGCTCGCTGGATGTAATGCCGTCGGTGATGAACACGAAGGCCAGTTCAGCGTTGCGACGAGCCAAGCGGTTCCCCTGCAACACACAAGAGGAATGGTCTACATTAAGTTCAGGTGCTATTTTCCAAAGTGCACTCCGTGGGCAATTTAAGTGTATACAAGATTGTctacgggaaaaaaaagtccaaaatatCTTTCATCCTGTTTTTACTTATCATATGTAATGAGAACAGAGGGCACAGACAGCAAacagctgctgttgttgtttcttttaaattttGGTGTTTCTTGATGTGAGGATGCGAGGAGACTGAACAACAATGGGTAAGTGACTTTTGGGACTCAGAGCATCTTCAGTATGTGGTTTAGTTAATAAACTAAAGGTAAAGAATGTGGAAATGGCTCTGcgttaatttaaataataacgtACGTTGTCAGCCTTGAGTGTTTATATATCACGGAGCAAAAGCCAGAAAAGTAGAAAAGTCACAAGGGcaggaaaaaaaggatttaaaaaaaagttagactTGACAGCATGGCCGCTTAGAGCACCTCGTTGTCGGCTATGAGTGCGCGTATGTCGAGAGAGAGAGGCGGAAGAGTGAGCAGgggttacttaaaaaaaaaaaaaaacgttaatctTGACAGCCagcattattattgtattattcatAATGAATCATTTAACAATGACACTTaacaattagtgctgtcaaagttaaaatattaactaattcattattcacaaaaaattatcgcattaatcatgtattaacgcagattaatcacactattcatttttagtgcggatgatcctttagcttgacatggttatgttaaaggtagcaTAGGTTGTGcttaaacaataaacataactacatgcattaaagtaaagcatttaataaatgcttgtgtatgacattcagaatatttgttgtgTCAAAACATTggggtaaccccccccccccattttaaatcatgGAAGTAATTAACTGttagaaaatgaaaaagatgagaagaaaatgttgaagacgtcctcataacattaaatgtcaaaataatgaatattagaggtgctctttaaatttggcgggcaaaattttttgggataaaaagcctttttaattaagcgattaattgtgattaatcacaattctaaaatgtgattaatctgtttaaaatatttaattgtttgacagctctattaaCAATATAAACACTGGGTAGGCCGGATTAAAGAACATAGTGGGCCATATGTGGCCCCCACGCCACACTTTGCCCACCACTGATCTACTATATGTAACACTGTTGGGAATTTAGTGAACCACTTTTGCAGTGTTCGGTGTATAATCCACAGGTGACTTTATAAAGGCCTTTCTGCTTCAGTTGTGCAAAGAGTTGTCTGTTTAAAAGAGGCTAAAAATAGACAACCTCTCACATTGTCTTGTATGGGCAATGTCAAATCTATTTCACACCAAAACAAGCAAAGTCCACTGTTGTTCAGGATGATAGCCAACCTGAGAGTGATGCCTGATGACCTTGCTTAGGCCAAGATGAGTTGTTAATGTTTGGGTTTTGTTAACATGGTCTGCTGGGTGAAAGGGTGTAACTTAGCAATTTGTTAGCATTCTGGACTTGAGTCATTGTCATGAGGTAAGCGGAAAACATTCTCAGAGGTTAAGGCCGAAACATGAGGTGCATGACGGGTGTGACAGCGGTATGTGTTCTGTTTACCTGTGGACCTGATCGATAAACCACATTGTTGACAGCGTGGATGATTGCGTTGCCCAGAGCCGATGAAGAGTCCATGTAGGTCACTCGCGCCAGCGAATCAGAGATCACCGTCAGATTGTGTGTGAGCGAGAACTCTACTCGCTGTTCGCTCGGGCTGCCGTATTGCACCAAGGCTAAGCGGGCGTTCCTCTCGTCTGATTGGCCGTTGGCGAGGGTGAAGCGACGGGCCACGTTTTCAATGAATTCTTTGGCCCGCCGGTGGTTCTCCAGTCCCATCCTCTCAGAGCCGTCCAACAGGAACACTACGTCCACTGGCCGCTGCACACAGCTGGCCACAGCAGGTtctggaacacacacacacgcacatgcaaacACATTATGTCTTAAACATCAGATTTCGTATCCAGTCGGCACTTGATTGCAGTTGTTGTGAAGTCCATATCAGGAAACCACTGTATATGCTTTATATACCAATTTATTTGGACACAATATAAACACGATGAATGCATCCAGTCCTacccaaaattcacatttgcaAGTTGCAGTCACTGAGCTAAtatgacaaaaagagctttgaTGAAAGCCTGTCATCAATTCTCAGTGATTCCACTACAAGCCAagccacatgcaaaaaaaacatgcacatatAAAAACCATAGGTGGTTTTAAATCTCTTTAAAATATGAAGGCACTATAATTACATCCCAAATTAAATAATCAAAACAACGCCATACGTCTTCTGATTTATACACAATATAGTGCGTAATGTGACCCTTGTGGCAGATCAGTACAAATCATTCACAGAGCCAAAATTAAAGGTTGTGACTTGTAACCATGGATGTGTGCAAAACGCCAAATAATATGAAGTCA is a window of Vanacampus margaritifer isolate UIUO_Vmar chromosome 2, RoL_Vmar_1.0, whole genome shotgun sequence DNA encoding:
- the LOC144044051 gene encoding D-serine dehydratase; this translates as MDGEPLSALCTPALVVDVDKVKKNAKRMIELCEKLGVQLRPHMKTHKTLECADIMTVGSRRCIVVSTLAEAYFYSDHGFDDILYAYSLPFDKVERCAILSERLELFQVLLDHPDALEQLKKRPLRDGRPWHVWMKLDCGNGRAGILHSEPEALRLALAIAETAGVQLTGVYAHCGNTYNCRGVREIQAVAKETTSFTLQFMEKLKAVGISCKSSIGSTPSCSHPVQDMAKLSEVHPGNFVFYDVQQSLIGSCGVEDVAVRVLTRVIGHCPHRNQMLIDCGWTGLSLDGAGKLPTGYAVIEGHPNLKLLSMTQEHGRVEPISGKLDYSVYPLGSLLTLIPYHACATAVMHPVYHVHSEGILVGKWTPTRGW